In the Gallaecimonas pentaromativorans genome, one interval contains:
- a CDS encoding pentapeptide repeat-containing protein, producing MRIDNQKLVDIALTLNDPDHNVLGPNLYIESCQLYSHASTSSLVIAGVTMTDCTFEQIEPLLNFHFENAHLINTSFIGTYDGCDFGDWDSNKRSSIKDCDFTEAKVNNSRFINCDMASIKLPSWPIFSIINPCNAHEYVIGQDWPGDLGIDLDVITDMPAECSAIIMNAEKLASDNELSITDIYYILSNIPGFKTSL from the coding sequence ATGAGAATTGATAACCAAAAATTGGTAGATATAGCCTTGACCCTTAATGACCCAGATCACAATGTCTTGGGCCCTAACCTATATATTGAAAGCTGCCAGTTATACTCTCATGCCAGTACGAGCTCTCTTGTGATAGCTGGCGTTACAATGACAGACTGCACGTTTGAACAGATAGAGCCATTACTTAATTTCCATTTTGAAAATGCCCACCTGATCAACACAAGTTTTATCGGCACATATGACGGATGTGATTTTGGCGACTGGGACTCTAATAAAAGGTCGTCAATAAAAGACTGTGACTTTACCGAAGCTAAAGTAAACAATTCAAGATTTATTAATTGTGACATGGCGTCAATAAAACTTCCGTCATGGCCAATTTTTTCTATAATTAATCCTTGTAACGCTCATGAGTATGTAATAGGCCAGGATTGGCCAGGAGATCTAGGTATTGACTTAGATGTTATAACAGATATGCCTGCAGAGTGCAGTGCTATCATTATGAATGCCGAAAAACTGGCAAGTGATAATGAACTATCGATAACAGATATCTACTACATACTTAGCAATATTCCTGGATTTAAAACAAGTCTGTAA
- a CDS encoding ankyrin repeat domain-containing protein: MSREYLKAIVRNDIDMIDSLINQGFDIFDKTKKENWNILHRSLMSIRLTPKISTFEHLIRKGINTNDIDVYGNTPLHYAVRAKRADIIKSLIDNGAKVNIINKEGVSPLREAFSSLPFDYDSIKTLIENGADIDQKNENGSSIKDLAQKVAYQSDEILKLFP, from the coding sequence ATGTCTCGAGAGTATCTAAAAGCTATAGTTAGAAACGACATAGATATGATAGATAGTCTTATCAATCAAGGATTTGATATTTTTGATAAAACGAAAAAGGAGAATTGGAACATTCTACACCGTTCACTAATGTCCATCCGACTCACTCCTAAAATAAGCACCTTTGAGCACTTAATCAGAAAAGGTATAAACACAAACGACATTGATGTTTATGGAAACACTCCACTTCATTATGCCGTTAGAGCCAAGAGAGCTGATATAATTAAATCTCTGATCGACAATGGCGCCAAAGTTAATATCATAAACAAGGAAGGTGTTTCACCATTGAGAGAAGCATTTTCCAGTTTGCCTTTTGATTATGATTCAATAAAAACACTTATTGAGAATGGTGCTGATATTGACCAAAAGAATGAAAATGGCTCATCCATTAAAGATCTTGCTCAAAAGGTCGCATATCAAAGTGACGAAATTTTAAAACTCTTTCCCTGA